The DNA region TGGTCTGGCTGAATATACCGGGATGATTTCGGTTGCTTTGAGGTTGTTTGTTTCGCGGGTACCCCGATCGCTCATTACTTTCTCTATCGTCGTAGCCGGTATGATTTCCTCTGTTGCGGCTGATGCCGGATATGTGGTACTTATCCCGCTGGGAGGAGCAATTTTTATGGGCATGGGGCGCCATCCGCTGGCCGGTATAGCTGCAGCTTTTGCGGGCGTTTCCGGAGGGTTTGGCGCCAACTTGTTCCCAACGGGGCTCGACCCGATGATCGCCGCTTTTACCGAGCCTGCTGCCCGCATCATCGACCCGGATTATACCGTCAACCCGCTTTCGAACTATTACCTCATGGCAGCAAGTGTGCCTCTGGTAGGTCTGGCGGGTACCTGGGTTACCGAGCGTATTATTGTTCCACGACTTGGCACATATACCCCGGCCGAGGGCATCGAAATTGAAGAACAACCTCCCATTACATCCACCGAGCGTAAAGCGCTCAGGGCCACCATAATTACTTTAACCGTATATACCATGCTCATTGCACTTACGATTATCCCCGCCGATGGGCTCCTCCGTGGCGAACCCGATGCCAATGGCGTGCGCAGCATGCGACCTTTCTACGACTCTCTCGTGCCAATCATGTTTATCGGGTTCTTCATTGCAGGGCTGGTATATGGGCTGGTTTCGAAAACCATTCGTTCCGACAAGGACGTCACCACCATGATGGCCAAAAGCATGTCGGCCATGGGCATGTACATTGTGATTGCTTTTGTGGCTGCCCAATTCGTTGCTTACTTCAACTGGTCGCATCTGGGTAGTGTGCTGGCAGTCAAAGGTTCGGATCTGCTCAACAACATTGGTTTCACAGGAGGTCCGCTTCTCGTGGCTTTCATTATTGTCAGTTCCATTGTCAACCTGGTCATGGGTAGTGCCTCGGCCAAATGGGCCTTGCTCGCACCCATTTTCGTACCTATGATGATGCTCACCGGCTATTCGGCCGAAACTGTTCAGGCAGCCTACCGCATTGGCGACAGTTTTACGAATGTACTCACCCCGCTGCTCCCCTATTTTCCTTTGGTCATAGTGTTTGCTCAGAAATACGTCAAAGAAACAGGTATCGGCACACTGATTTCGCTCATGTTGCCTTTTGCGGTGGCATTTGCCCTGGTGCGCATACCCATGCTGCTTATCTGGATCTGGCTTGGCTTGCCTCTGGGCGTGGAAGGACCGATTTTCTACAATCCCTGAGCAGGTTTTAAATAGTTGAATAGCAATAAGGTGCGGCTGCAATGTCGCACCTTTTAATTTCCTCAAACCGGCCAAAACCTGTATTGAATACCTTTGAAGG from Bacteroidota bacterium includes:
- a CDS encoding AbgT family transporter — encoded protein: MKKNDLMRRMLDGIERAGNKLPQPVTLFAILMGITLLLSWIFGGVSVEHPGKSAGLLDRNGNPVDSIEVVNLLSRDGFQMIMTRMVSTFAAFPPLGLVLVVMLGIGLAEYTGMISVALRLFVSRVPRSLITFSIVVAGMISSVAADAGYVVLIPLGGAIFMGMGRHPLAGIAAAFAGVSGGFGANLFPTGLDPMIAAFTEPAARIIDPDYTVNPLSNYYLMAASVPLVGLAGTWVTERIIVPRLGTYTPAEGIEIEEQPPITSTERKALRATIITLTVYTMLIALTIIPADGLLRGEPDANGVRSMRPFYDSLVPIMFIGFFIAGLVYGLVSKTIRSDKDVTTMMAKSMSAMGMYIVIAFVAAQFVAYFNWSHLGSVLAVKGSDLLNNIGFTGGPLLVAFIIVSSIVNLVMGSASAKWALLAPIFVPMMMLTGYSAETVQAAYRIGDSFTNVLTPLLPYFPLVIVFAQKYVKETGIGTLISLMLPFAVAFALVRIPMLLIWIWLGLPLGVEGPIFYNP